From Deltaproteobacteria bacterium, one genomic window encodes:
- a CDS encoding DUF1295 domain-containing protein, with the protein MPKGHPSRLTSILIMGLAYVLSGVVGTAIVWFSPEMDPLNHMIYADLAATLVIFAFSVALNNSSLYDPYWSIIPPAIVTYWALGSGYSFGTVAALSMILVWLWGIRLTWNFLRGWPGLVHEDWRYINIRNFSKKLYWPASLLGIHLFPTAIVFAGLYPIYLAISSPAIASEALVYAGSALCLLAIAIETIADEQLRTFVQSGPVKGSYLKTGLWSIVRHPNYLGENLFWWSLALVGYGATQEWACFIGAVSMTAMFVFASIPMIDKRMLERRPHYAEHKAKTPALFPWKGPRPS; encoded by the coding sequence ATGCCAAAGGGTCACCCCAGCCGACTTACTTCCATCCTCATTATGGGGCTCGCCTACGTCTTATCTGGCGTGGTTGGAACCGCTATTGTTTGGTTCTCACCTGAAATGGATCCCCTCAATCATATGATTTATGCTGATTTGGCGGCTACTTTGGTGATTTTCGCGTTCAGCGTTGCACTCAACAATTCAAGCCTCTACGACCCTTATTGGAGCATCATTCCGCCCGCAATCGTAACCTATTGGGCCCTTGGCTCTGGCTATTCATTCGGCACTGTCGCGGCCTTGAGTATGATCCTCGTTTGGCTCTGGGGCATCCGGCTCACATGGAATTTTCTACGAGGCTGGCCGGGACTTGTCCATGAGGACTGGCGCTACATCAATATTCGAAACTTCTCGAAGAAGCTGTATTGGCCGGCAAGCTTACTGGGTATTCACCTATTTCCAACAGCCATCGTTTTCGCCGGGCTTTACCCAATTTATTTAGCTATTTCCAGCCCGGCCATTGCCAGCGAGGCTCTCGTTTATGCGGGCAGCGCGCTCTGTCTGCTGGCCATCGCCATCGAGACCATTGCTGATGAGCAGCTCCGTACCTTTGTTCAATCTGGCCCCGTCAAAGGCAGCTACCTTAAAACTGGGCTTTGGAGCATCGTTCGTCACCCCAACTACCTGGGCGAAAACCTGTTTTGGTGGAGCCTCGCACTTGTAGGTTATGGCGCAACTCAAGAGTGGGCTTGCTTTATCGGCGCTGTCTCAATGACAGCTATGTTTGTGTTTGCCAGTATCCCGATGATTGATAAGCGGATGCTTGAAAGACGGCCTCATTATGCCGAGCACAAAGCCAAAACACCGGCACTTTTTCCCTGGAAAGG